The nucleotide window GCGCGCAGATCGGGCTCGAGCCGGTGCCGCTGACCTGGCCGGTCGCCGACGGGGCGGACTTCGCCGGCATCATCGACCGGCGCGCGGGGGAGCTGGTGCGCTTCGACCGCACCGCGCACGGCGCTACCATGGCCGCCGAGCACCGGGTGGCACTTGACCAGGCGGAGCCGCAGGGCTGCCCGCCCGACCGGTGGCAGGCCGCCTTCGAGGAGCTCGAGCTGCTGGACCTGGAGGAGCGCGCGCTGGACCCGGACGCGTTCCTGGCGGGCAGGCAGACCCCGGTGTTCTTCGGCTCGGCGCTGGCGAACTTCGGGGTGCGGTTGCTGCTGGAGGGCTTCGCCGAGCTGGCGCCGGCGCCCTCGGCTCAACCCGTCGTCGAGCCGGCCCAGGTCGACGCCCGTCCGGTCGACGCGCCGTTCGCCGGCCAGGTCTTCAAGGTGCAGGCGAACATGGACCCGCGCCACCGCGACCGGATCGCGTTCCTGCGGGTCAACTCCGGACGCTTCGAGCGCGGGATGACCGCGACGCTGGCGCGCACCGACAAGCCCTACCAGCTCAAGTACGCCCACCAGCTGTTCGCCCGCGATCGCGAGACCGTGGAGACCGCGGTGCCCGGCGACATCGTCGGTCTGGTCAACGCGACCGGCCTGCAGGTGGGTGACACCCTCTATTCCGGCCCACCGGTGGTCTTCCCCCCGATCCCCACCTTCGCCCCGGAGCGGTTCGCCGTGGTGCGCAACCGCGACTCGAGTCGCTACAAGCAGTTCCGCACGGGCCTGCGCCAGCTCGACGAGGAGGGCGTGGTGCATGTCCTGCGCCGCCCGGATTTCGGGGACCAGGAACCGATCTTCGCCGGTGTCGGCCAGCTGCAGTTCGACGTCGCCAGCTACCGCATGGCCCACGAGTTCGGCTGTGACATCACCCTGTCGCCGGCGCCCTGGCAGCTCGCCCGCGAGGTCGACGCCGCGCACGCCGATGCGCTGCGTCCCCAGCGCCAGTGCCTGGTCGTGGAGGATCGCCACGGGCGCACGCTCGTGCTGTTCGCGTCCGACCACGCGCTGCGGTGGGCACAAGAGGACCACCCCGACGTCGACTTCCGACAGCTGGGGCTCACCCGCCGCGACCAGCCCGCCTGGCACTAGCCGTGCCGGCCACCTCGACGGCTGCCACGGGCGGGGAACGGATGCGGACGGTGCGGGGTGTGGCCAGGGCGGCGCTGGCCGGGTTCATGGTGGTCGCCGGGGTGGCGCACTTCGTCAGCCACGAGTCGTTCCTCGAGCAGACCCCGACGTTCCTGCCCGCCCGGTCGATGATCATCTGGGTCACCGGGGTGATGGAGGTGGCGCTGGGCATCGCGCTCGTGGCCCTGCCGCGGCACCGCCGCCGGGTCGGGTGGCTGCTGGCAGGCTTCCTGCTCGCGGTCTTCCCGGCCAACATCTACCAGGCGGTCGCCGGCACCCCCGCCTTCGGCCTGGACACCCCCGCCGCGCGGTGGCTGCGGCTGCCGTTCCAGCCCGCACTCATCGCCCTGGCCCTCTGGAGCTCGGGCGCATGGCCGCGCCCGCGCCGCCGCGAGGGCTCCTGAGCGGGTCCGCCACACGGCGTCACGTACGATCGGGGTTCAACGAGTCCGGTATCGGAGCATCCGTGGAAGCCGCCGCCCTCTCCAGCGACCGTCGTCGTGCCGACATCGAGCGGATGCGCCAGGAGACCTTCGACATCCTGGTGATCGGCGGCGGCGTGACCGGGTCGGGGATCGCGCTGGACGGCGTGACCCGGGGGCTGTCGGTCGCCCTGGTCGAGCAGCGCGACTTCGCCGCAGGCACCTCGAGCCGGTCGTCGAAGCTCGTCCACGGCGGGCTGCGCTATCTGGAGCAGCTGAACCTCTCGTTGGTGCGGGAGGCGCTGCGGGAGCGGGCCCTGCTCCTCGAGACGATCGCCCCGCACCTGGTCCGGCCGGTGTCGTTCGTGTACCCGCTGCAGCACCGGGTCTGGGAGCGGGGCTACGTCGGTGCCGGCATCGCCTTGTACGACGTGTTGGGCGGCGCGCGGCAGCTCCCGCGTCACCGCCACCTGACTCGTCGGGGCGTCGCCGCGCTCGTCCCTGCGTTGCGGGCCGACGCGATGGTCGGCGCGGTCCGCTACTACGACGCGCAGATCGACGACGCCCGGCACACGTTGGAGGTGGCCCGCACGGCGGCGACCTACGGTGCGGCGGTCGCGACGTCCGCGCGGGTCGTGGGGCTGCTGCGCGAAGGTGAGCGGGTGGTCGGGGCCCAGGTGCTGGACCAGGAGACGGGCCAGCACCTGGAGATCCGAGGCCGTCAGGTCATCAACGCCACCGGCGTGTGGGCGGACGGCATCCAGGCCATGGCGGGACGCGGGCGCATCCGCGTACGGGCCTCCAAGGGCGTCCACCTGGTGGTGCCACGCGACCGCATCCACTCCGACTCGGGGCTCATCCTGCGCACCGCCACCTCGGTGCTCTTCGTCATCCCCTGGGGTCGCCACTGGCTGATCGGCACCACCGACACCGACTGGGAGCTCGACCGGGCGCACCCGGCCGCGTCTGCCACCGACATCCGCTACCTGCTCGACCAGGTCAACGGCGTGCTCGCCACGCCGCTGACCCACGCCGACGTCGAGGGCGTGCAGGCGGGGCTGCGGCCCCTGCTGACCGGTGAGTCCGAGGCCACGAGCAGGCTCTCACGCGAGCATGCCGTCGCACAGTCGGTGGCGGGTCTCATCACCGTGGCGGGCGGCAAGTACACGACCTACCGGGTGATGGCCGAGGACGCGGTCGACGCGGCCGCGCGCAACCTCCGCCAGCGGGTCCCCGCGTCGGTCACCGACCGCACCCCGCTGCTCGGCGCGCACGGTTACCACGCGCTGTGGAACCGCCGGCAGCTGCTCGCGGAGGAGGTGGGGCTCCATCCCACCCGCGTGGAGCATCTCCTGGGCCGCTACGGCTCGCTGATCACCGAGCTGCTCGACCTGGTGGCCAACCGGCCCGACCTCGGCGAACCCATCGACGGCGCCGACGACTACCTGCGGGTCGAGGCGGTGTACGCCGCGAGCCACGAGGGTGCGCGCCACCTCGACGACCTGCTCACCCGCCGCACCCGCATCTCCATCGAGACCTTCGACCGCGGCATCGCCGCCGCCAAGGACGTCGGTCCGCTGATGGCCGGGGTGCTCGGCTGGGACGACGGCGACCTCGCCCGCGAGCTCGAGCACTACGAGGCGCGCGTCGCGGCCGAGATCGAGTCGCAGCGGATGCCCGACGACCGCACCGCCGACGCGGCGCGGATGGGCGCGCGCGATGTCCGGGTCGGTGCCCACGGCTGAGTTCAGTCAGTCGACCTCGACCCAGTCCAGGGTGCGCTCGACGGCCTTGCTCCATCCCGCGTACCCGGCCGCCCGCCGGTCCTCACTCCACGTCGGCTCCCAGCGCGCCTCTTCCTTCCAGTTGGCGCGCAGCTCCTCCTGGTCGCTCCAGAACCCCACGGCCAGGCCCGCGGCGTACGCCGCGCCGAGACTCGTGGTCTCCGCGATCTCCGGCCGGGCGACGGGCACCCCGAGGATGTCGGCCTGCATCTGCATGAGGAGGTTGTTCGCGGTGGCACCACCGTCGACCTTCAAGAACCCCAGGTGGACACCGGAGTCCTTCTCCATGGCGTCGGCCACGTCCCTGGACTGGTAGCAGATGGACTCCAGGGTCGCCCGGACGATGTGCGCTTTCGTGTGGTATCGCGACAGCCCGACCATGGCACCCCGCGCGTCCGCACGCCAGTAGGGGGCGAACAGCCCGGAGAACGCGGGGACGAAGTACATGCCGCCGCAGTCGTCGACGGATCCGGCCAGTGCTTCGGTCTCCGCCGCGCTGCCGATCATGCCGACCTGGTCGCGCAGCCACTGCACGGCGGATCCGGTGACCGCCATCGAGCCCTCGAGGCAGTAGATGGCGGGCGCCGACCCCATGCGGTAGCCGACGGTGGTCAGCAGGCCGTTGGCCGAGCGCACTGGCTTGGTGCCGGTGTTGAGCAGCAGGAAGTTGCCGGTCCCGTAGGTGTTCTTGCCTTCACCTGCGGAGAAGCACACCTGGCCGACCGTGGCGGCGTGCTGGTCGCCGAGGTCGCCGGCGATCGGCACCGCGGCGGCGAAGGGTCCCGACGGTCGTGTGATGCCGTGCAGGTCGGGATCCGAGGACGGCCGGATCTCCGGGAGCATCCGGCGTGGGATGCCGAAGAAGGCGAGCAGCTCGTCGTCCCAGTCGAGGGTCTCCAGGCTCATGAGCATGGTGCGGCTCGCGTTGGTGACGTCGGTGACGTGGACGCCGCCGTCGCACCCTCCCGTCAGGTGCCAGAGCAACCAGGTGTCGGTGGTGCCGAACACCGCCTCGCCGCGCTCTGCGGCGGTTCGCACACCGGTGATGTTGTCGAGGATCCACTGGATCTTGCCACCGGAGAAGTAGGTGGCCGGCGGCAGGCCCGTCTTCCGGCGGATGATGTCCCCCCGGCCGTCGCGTTCGAGGGCGGCGGCGATCCGGTCCGTGCGGGTGTCCTGCCACACGATGGCGTTGTAGTAGGGCCGTCCCGTCCGCGGGTTCCACACCACCGTGGTCTCGCGCTGGTTCGTGATGCCGAGCGCCGCCAGGTCCGCGCCGGAGAGGTGGGCATGCGACAGCCCGGTCTCGACCACGGTCCGGGCCCGCTCCCAGATCTCGGTCGCGTCGTGCTCGACCCAGCCGGGCTGCGGCATGATCTGCTCGTGCTCCAGCTGGTGCGTGGCGACTTCCCTGCCGCCGTGGTCGAACACCATGAAGCGCGTGCTGGTGGTCCCCTGGTCGATTGCCCCGACGTACGTCTGGCCCATGGCTCCAGTACACCATCCGCTCGGGCCTTGCCGGCCCGGTCCCCACTCTCTAGCCTCTGAGTGTGCCCGGGGGACCGGGCAAGGACGTGACCATCGACCGACGTGACCATCGACTCGACCGAGGGCAAACCCCATGCCCGCCGAGGGCGACCCGCACAGGGCACGACCGGACGAAAGCAGGCGTGCACGGATCCTGCAGGCCGCTGCGGCGCTGTTCACCGAGTACGGCTACGAGGGCACAAGGATGGCCACGCTGGCCCGGTGTGTGGGCATCTCCGCGCCCGCCCTGTACTGGCACTTCCCGTCGAAGGACGCGCTCTTCTCCGAGTTCATGCGGGTGACCCTGGAGGACTACGTCGGCCGGATCGTCGACGCGGTCACGGGTAGCGATCCCGAGGGGCAGCTCCGCCAGTTCGTCATGGCGCACGTGCTCTTCCACCTGCACGATGATGGGACGCCCGCGGGGTACGAGCGGCTCTACAGCAACCGTCAGCTGTTCGACGCGCTCGGGGTCGACCAGCGTGCGCGGTTGATCGCACCCCAACGGCGGGTGCTGGAGCTCCTGCGGGGGATCCTGCGGACTGGTGAGGCGGCTGGCACCTTCGAGCCGGGACACCACACCGTGACGGCGTTCGCCATCCTCACGATGTGCGAGCACGTCTTCTTGTGGTTCCGTCCCGACGGGGAGCTGAGTCCGATGCAGGTGGCCGAGGAGTACGCAGATCGCGTACTCGCCATGGTGACCGCACCGACAGCGGGACGCGGGGCGGGTCTGCGCTCGCTTGGAGGTGAGCGCCATGAGATGCTGAGCGCCACCCCGCTCGAAAGGCCGGCTATGGACCCATCCGAGGTCCTGACCGTCCTCGACCGCGGGGACCCCCTCGAGGTCTCCTTCCACGACGCGCGCACCTACCACGGGTACCGGTCAATCGCCGGGATCGCCCACGGCTTCAAGGCGATGCAGCGCGCGTGGCCGCTGCTCGCCGGTGGGTGCTCACCTGAACGCTACGAGCTGCGCATCGACAGCGCGTTCGCCGGCGCGGGGGCACGCGACGCCTTCGAGATCGTGACCCGGGCCTTCACCGGCGGGCGGTACCGACTCGTGCCGGAGATCGCGCCCGCCGACGCACCCGAGGCTCCCGAGGGCTCGTTCTTCTTCCGATTCCGCTACCGCGACACCACGGTCGACACGACGTTGCGTGCGGGGTTCGTCAGTGACGAGTTCCTGAAACGCGTGCGACGCGGGACACAGACGCTCGCGGAGGAGGAGACCCTCACGGGGATGAAGCAGGAGATGGCCGCGCAGATCATGGCCCTGCCGCCTGAGGAGGTGTACGACGCCGACGACCCCACCGGGTGAGAGAGACACGACGACACACCGCGCCAGACAGGAGCAACCGTGCCTGACACCGTGCCCGACAAGTCGATGCGGACCCAGAAGGCCCGTCAGGGTCGGGAGAGAAGACCGCGCTCAGTGATGCTGGCCATCGCGGGTGACAGCGCCGCGGGCAAGACCACCCTCACGCAGGGACTCGTCGACGCGATGCGGGCGGAGGCGTCGACCTCGGTGTGCGTGGACGACTACCACCGCTACGACCGCATGGAGCGCAAGGAGCTGCCCTTCACCCCCTTGCATCCGGACTGCAACTACGTCGACATCATGGAGCAGCACCTGCAGCTGCTGGCCAGCGGCGAAGCGATCCTGAAGCCGGTGTATGACCACGCCACCGGCGAGCTGGTCCGTCCCGAGCGCATCGAGCCCACCGAGGCGGTGATCATCGAGGGGCTGCTGCCGTTGTACACCGAGGTCATGCGGGCGTGCTTCGACGTGAGCGTCTACCTGGACCCGCCCGAGGAGATCCGCCGGGAGTGGAAGATCAAGCGCGACACGTCCAAGCGCGGCTACGAAGCGGAGCAGGTCCTGGCCGAGCTGGAGCGGCGTGAGCCGGAGTCGGAGGCGTTCATCCGTCCCCAGCGCTCCCACGCCGACATCGTCGTGCGCTTCGGTCCCATCGAGGGCCGCGACGACCCGCCCGACACCCCGCTGTCGGCGACGGTGCTGCTGCGCCCGACGATCCGCCATCCCAAGCTGCACGAGATGATGGCTGACATCGGTGAGGGGGCGATGCACCTGAAGCTCATGCGCGACGAGGACGGCAAGCCGGTCGACGCGCTGCACATCCACGGCTACGCGCCACCCGAGGACAGCCGCACGGTCGCCGAGGCGATCTGGGACAGCCTCGGACGCAGCGACCCGCTACCTGAGAGCCTGGGCGACCTCGGCAACGGCGAACGCAGCGAACCGCTGGCGCTGACCCAGCTCATCCTGCTCTTCCACCTGCTCCGCCTCCGCGCGTAGCGGCCGGGGCACGAGGGTCGGTGGCTCGGACGCGCGGGCCCCGCTGCGCTCGGCGACCAGCTTCGCGACGTGCTGGGTCATACGGTCGGCTCATGCATCGGCGGCGTCGAGCTGCTCGAGCTCGGCGGCCAGGTTGGCCCGCGCGATCTCCTCGCCGCGATGGCGCATGGTCGTGGTCGCAAACAGCCTCTGCCGGTCGAGCAGCGCGCGTAGGAATGCCGTCCGGCCGGCGCGCCACGCGTCGTCGTCGAGGTGGGCGTGCTCGACCCGCACCGCGCGGGTGTAGATCTCGTAGGTGTCAGGGTCGGCGGCCAGGACCGCCAGGTCGGCGTCGCACAGGAGCGCTTCGTCGCCGGCCTCGGGACGGTGATCGGCGGTGACCAGAATGAGCTGGTGAACGTGCGCCACCCGGTCGGAGGGCACCTGCCAGTTCGTCAACGCCTCGGCGGCTAGGCGGGCGCTGGCCGCCTCGTTGTCCGCCGCGCCCGGTTCGTAGACCGCGTCGTGGAACCAGGCCGCAAGCCGCACCGCCAGCGGGTCGTCGACGGCTTCTCGGCCCTCGAGGAAGTCGAGCATCTCCAGCACGTGGCGAATGTGGGCCAGTGTGTGGAAGGCACGGTGTTGCTCGCCGTAGCGACCGGCGAGGTCGTCAAGGACCCGCAGCGCCTCGACGTCGTCGATGTCCATCGGGCCGGTCACCTCGTGCCAGCGCCGTTGCAACTCCTCATCCAATGGGGCTCCTCCCGGGCTGCCCACCCTAGAGACGCAGCCGACACGGTGCTCGGCTGCCGCTCACGGCCGCCGTGCACGCGCCGACGCCCGTCGGCGTGCGCGCAGGGGGCTACGCTAGCCTGCGTCGGCATGGCGATCCTCGTGGACCCGGCAGTCTGGCGGTGGCGCGGCCGCCGGTGGGCACACCTCATCAGCGACGAGAGCTACGACGAGTTGCACGCCTTCGCCTCGCGACTTGGCCTGCACCGGGCGCACTTCCAGGGCGATCACTACGACATCCCCCCCGGGGCTGACCCCCGCCGGCACGCGAGCACCGCTGCGTACTGCATCCGCCAGCCCAGCGCCTGCACGCCGGTTACTCGGCGGTCGATGGGGTGGGAGGGACAGATATGTCGCAGGGACCCCATCTACCGGGCGGTAACCAAGAGGCGGACCCGACCTGTGTGATGACACTGCTCGTCCAGCCATGTCGCGCCTGAAGCAGGTGGACCACCAACTCCTCGACGAGCGCAAGGATGCGTTCAGGTCGTATGAAGCGCTGGTTCCGCCCCGGGTGCTCACGTCGGATGGCGAGGTCATCGCGGGGGCGTACCGACGCGATCACAGGCTTGGTGACGGAGGTGGGGGGCCTGATGAGCCACGGCGCAGTGATCGCACGGGAGTACGGCCTGCCGGCCATCGTGGGCGTGGAGCAGGCCACCCGACTGATCCGGGACGGGCAGCGGATCCGCGTGCATGGCACGGACGGGTACGTCGAGATTCTGCCCGAGAACCATGCGCTGCGCTGAGCTGCATCGGGATGCAGCTGCGCGGCCAGTTCGGTGAGGACTTCACGAGCGGCATTGTGACCATCAGGCCACCCGCAGGCTCAGGTGGCGGCGTCGGGGCGGTTGGTGGCGCGCAGCCAGCCGAGCAAGCCGCAGAGGGTGAAGCCGAAGGCGTTCAGGCTGCCGTGGAACAGGGCCATGTCGGGGATGGGCAAGGCCGGGGTGCCGTAGTTGTGGCCGACGGCCCATTGCACGGCGAGCAGCATCGGCACGACCACCGCGAGCGACGACACGGTCAGCAGCCAACGGGCCGGCTGGTCGAGCAGGTTGGGGACGATGCTGCGGACGGTGACCCAGGCCAGGGTGAGCAGCCCGACGGTCAGGAGCACCGCACCAGCGATCTGCAGGGGCCCGAAAGCGGCAAAACCCGCCGCGACGACCGGCGCGCCCGCCAGGACCAGGAGCGTGGCGACGCTGGCCGGGCTGCGCCCTGCCGTGCTTGCCAGGGCCGTCGCGGTCCCGGCCATGAGCGCGGCTGCAAACCCGGCGTAGTGGAAGTGCACCGCCGTCAGCTCCACGATCTCGGCCGGCAGGTCCAGCGGGCGCACGCCGAGCCGGTCGAGCACGAGCCACGTGGCGCCCACGCACAGGTATCCGAAGCCCCCGAGCCGCGCGATGTCCGGTACGGCACGGGACCGCCGCCGCCACCACACCGTGATCTCGTCCGCGCCGGCGAAGAGGCACACGCCCACCCACACCCCGGCCATGGCGGCTGCAAGACCGCCCGTCGGCAGCAGCAGCGCACCCGCGACCGCGAGCGCGCCCACCGGCTGCGCCACGGCGAGGAGGCGTGACCAGGCGGTCGGCCCCGCCGGGCGGGGGAGCGCGAAACCGAGCGGTACGACCACCAGTGGAGCCAGCGCGAGCAGCAGGGTGACGAGCCCGAGGTGCGTCCACCCCGCCAGGTCGGCGCCGACCAGCAGCAGCCACGCGACCGACCCTGCCTGGGCCTGCCTCATGGGCGTGCGCCGCCCTGGCCCAGTGGGGGCTCGACGGCGGTGGGCCAGCCCGTCATCGGGGTATCTCTCACCCTCGATCTTGCCTTCATGGTTGGTATTGTCGTTGGTATCGTCCCAGGTCAACACGATACCCACAAGGTGTGGATGGAGAAGTCTCACCGTGAACTACACCTTTAGGGAGGTGTGACGGCGGCGCGACGGGGGTGGCGGCAGGGACAGGGAGTGGCGGAACCCGCCCCAGAAGGCTCCTGACGGCGTTCTGGCTGGTCACGTGGCCCCGGACCGTCACTGATTGGCGCCCGATAGACTCGCAGGCGATCCTTTCGCTGCACGCTCCCGCCCACGAAGGAACCCGACGATGTTCGACGCGCTCAGCGACCGCCTCGACGCGGTGTTCTCGCGCCTGCGCAGCCAGGGCACCCTGACCGAGGAGCAGGTTGCCGAGGGCATGCGCGAGATCCGCCTCGCCCTGCTCGAAGCCGACGTCAACTTCAAGGTCGTCAAGGCGTTCACCACCCGGGTCAAGGAGCGTGCGGTCGGGGCGGAGGTCAGCGATGCCCTGAACCCCGGCCAGCAGGTCGTGAAGATCGTGCACGAGGAGCTCGTCACGATCCTCGGCGGCATGTCCGCCCCGCTCGACCTCGGCAGCCGCTCGCCGGGCGTCATCATGCTGGCGGGCCTTCAGGGCTCGGGCAAGACGACCGCCGCCGGCAAGCTTGCGAAGCTCCTCAAGAAGAAGGGCCGGAGCCCGCTGCTGGTCGCCTGCGACCTGCAACGCCCGGCGGCGGTGCAGCAGCTGCGCATCCTCGGCGAGCAGACCGGCGTGCCCGTCTACGCGCCGGTGGAGTCCGGTGACCCCGTCGAGGTCGCACGCGAGTCGCTCGCCGAGGCGCGCCGACTGGGCGCCGGGGTCGTGATCGTCGACACCGCGGGTCGCACGAACGTCGACGAGGCGATGATGGCTCAGGCCGCGGCGATCAAGGCGGCCGTCGACCCCGCCGAGACGCTGTTCGTCCTGGACGCGATGATCGGGCAGGAGGCCGTCACCGTCGCCAAGGCGTTCCAGGAGGCGGTCGACTTCACCGGCGTCATCCTGTCCAAGCTCGACGGTGACGCCCGGGGCGGCGCGGCTCTGTCGGTCGCGGAGGTGACCGGTCGGCCGATCAAGTACGCCAGCGTCGGGGAGAAGCTGGAGGAGTTCGAGGCGTTCCACCCCGACCGCATGGCCGGGCGCATCCTCGGCATGGGCGACGTCCTCACGCTCATCGAGAAGGCCGAGGACGTCTACACCACCGAGCAGGCCGAGCAGATGCAGGACAAGATGCTCAAGGCCGAGTTCGACCTGTCGGACTTCCTCGACCAGATGCAGCAGATCCGCAAGATGGGGCCCCTGCAGGGCCTGCTCGGCATGATCCCAGGTGTCGGCAAGCAGCTGAAGGACGCGGACATCGACGAGTCCCAGCTCGGCCAGGTCGAGGCGATCATCCGTTCCATGACCCCGGAGGAGCGCGCCAATCCCAAGCTGCTGAACGGCAAGCGCAAGAAGCGGATCGCCAAGGGCTCGGGTCGCAGCGCTCAGGAGGTCAACGAGCTGCTGCGGGGGTTCGGCGAGATGCAGAAGATGATGAAGTCGCTCGGGGGGGGCGGCGGCGGGATGAAGGCCATGAAGCAGCTGCGCAACAACCCCGAGCTCGCGGAGCAGCTGGCCGCGGGGGGCGGCATGGGCGGCCTGGGCGGCCTGGGCATGGGCGGACCGGGTGGACCGGGCGGTCCCGGCGGGGGGGCCGGGACCAAGCCGCGGAACAAGAAGGTCCCCCAGCGCAAGAAGAAGAAGCGCCGGTAGGCCCCGTGCGTCTTCCGGTGCGGGGAGCGCTACGCCCATCCGAGCCCGTGCAGGGCGTCGTCGTCGATGCCCATGTGGTGGGCGAGCTCGTGGACGACGGTGATACGGACCTCCTCGACCAGCTCCTCCTCGTCGCGGCACATCTCGCAGAGCGGCAGCCGGTAGATGGCGATGCGGTCGGGCAGCACGCCCCCATAGTCCTCGCGCTCGGTGAGGGGGATGCCCTCGTAGATGCCGAGCAGGTCGGGCTCGTCGGGGTGGCAGTCGTCGACCACCACCGCCACGTTGTCGAACTGCTCCCAGAGCTCGTCGGGCAGGGAGTCCAGCGCCCGGTCGACCAGCTCGGCGAAGCGTTCCTCGGCGATCAGCTCCATACCGGTTAGCGTACGCCCGTGCTCGACGCCCTCCTGCTGCTCGGTGGTCTCGGCCTGCTGACCGTCGCGGCCGACCGCTTCGTGCTCGGCGCTGCCCGGTTGTCGGCGGCCCTGAAGGTGTCCCCGGTGATCGTCGGCGCCATCGTGATCGGCTTCGGTACGAGCGCGCCGGAGTTCCTGGTCACCATCCTGGCCACGCTCCAGGGCTCGCAGGCCCTGGCCTTCGGCAACGTCGTCGGGTCCAACACCGCCAATGTCCTGCTCGTGCTGGGCGCGGCAGCGGTCGTGCGTCCGCTGGCGGTCGCCACCGCCACGCTGCGTCGGGAGCTGCCCCTCATGCTGGCGGCGGTGGTCCTGCTGACGCTGGTGTCCATCGATGGGCGGGTGACCGGCCTGGACGCGACGGTGCTCCTGGTGGCAGCCGTCGGGGCGATCGGGTCCATCGTCGTGGTGGGACTGCGCGACCGGGAGGCCGCGGCGGCCCTCACCGCCGAGGTCGGGGAGTACGCCGGGGCTGCGGCGCCGAGCCTCGCCCGCTCGGGGCTGCTCACGGTCCTCGGCCTGATCGGGACCCTGGCGGGAGCGCAGATGCTCGTCCAGGGTGCGGTGGGGCTGGCCCGCACCGTCGGGATCAGCGAGGCGGTGATCGGCCTCACGATCGTGGCGATCGGCACGAGCCTGCCCGAGCTGGTGACGGCGGTGGCCGCCGCTCGCCGGGGCGAGACCGACCTCGTCGTCGGCAACATCCTCGGCAGCAACCTGTTCAACGCGCTGCCGGTCGCCGGCGTCGCCGGCGCGTTGGCCACCACCCAGCTGGGCACTGAGTTCCGGGTCAGCCTGGCGGTCATGGTCGGGGCCTGTGCCCTGGCGGCGGTGCTGCTGCGCAGCGGCCGGCAGCTTGTGCGTCCCGAGGGGTGGGTGCTGCTGGCGGTGTTCGTCGCGGCAACCGTGGTGGTCTCGGTGGCGTGAGCCTTCCACCACGGTCGGCACCGCTGTGGGTGCCTGCCTGCGCTATGCTCTGCGCCTGAGCCCGCGGATCGCGGGTTCGGACTCGAGTGCGTGCGGGGTTGGCCGACCGCACACCCGCCCACGGACCGAGTGGGCGCGGCGGGACCAAAGCCCGCCGGCACCGACGACGCAGCGGCTGCGTCACCAAGGACCACCCACCATGGCCGTGAAGATGCGCCTACGGCGCGAGGGCAAGAAGAAGCAGCCCTACTACCGGGTCGTCGTCGCCGACGTCCGCGCCCCCCGTGACGGGGGCTTCATCGACGACCTCGGCTACTACCAGCCGCTGCACGAACCGTCGACCATCTCGATCGACCGAGAGCGCGCGCTCAAGTGGCTCCGCGACGGTGCCCAGCCGACCAGCGCGGTCCTGAATCTGCTGCGCATCGAGGGCATCTGGGAGGAGTTCCGCCCGGGCGACCCCGGTCGGGACCGCACCGCTCAGCACGCCGCCAAGGCTGCCAAGGCCGCCGAACGCGAGGCGAAGGCACGCCAGGAGGTCGAGGCGTCGCGCCGCAAGCACCAGGAGGCCCAAGCCGCTGCGGCCGCGCAGGCCGCCGCTGACGCGGCCCCGCCGGCCGAGGAGGCCGAGGAGGCCGGGGAACCCGGGGAACCCGGGGAACCCGGAGACGCCGGGGACGCCGAGTCCAGCCCGACGGCCCCCGACCCCGTGGACACCGCGGACGCCGCCATCGTCGAGCAGGCGGTCGAGGAGGTCACCGAGCCCGACGCCCAGCCCCCCGAGGACGCCGGCGCGCTGCCCGCCGAGGAGAGCGCGGAATCACCGGCACCGGCGGCGGAGGCTGCCCCGGAACCCCCGACCGAGCCGGACGCGGGCCAGGACACGGAGAAGGAGCAGTCGTGATGACCGCCGAGGTCCTCGAGTACCTGGCTCGTTCGCTGGTGGACCACCCCGACGAGGTCTCGGTGACCGAGACCGAGGACGACGACGGTGAGCTGGTCCTGGAGCTGCGGGTGCACCCCGACGACA belongs to Egibacteraceae bacterium and includes:
- a CDS encoding glycerol-3-phosphate dehydrogenase/oxidase yields the protein MEAAALSSDRRRADIERMRQETFDILVIGGGVTGSGIALDGVTRGLSVALVEQRDFAAGTSSRSSKLVHGGLRYLEQLNLSLVREALRERALLLETIAPHLVRPVSFVYPLQHRVWERGYVGAGIALYDVLGGARQLPRHRHLTRRGVAALVPALRADAMVGAVRYYDAQIDDARHTLEVARTAATYGAAVATSARVVGLLREGERVVGAQVLDQETGQHLEIRGRQVINATGVWADGIQAMAGRGRIRVRASKGVHLVVPRDRIHSDSGLILRTATSVLFVIPWGRHWLIGTTDTDWELDRAHPAASATDIRYLLDQVNGVLATPLTHADVEGVQAGLRPLLTGESEATSRLSREHAVAQSVAGLITVAGGKYTTYRVMAEDAVDAAARNLRQRVPASVTDRTPLLGAHGYHALWNRRQLLAEEVGLHPTRVEHLLGRYGSLITELLDLVANRPDLGEPIDGADDYLRVEAVYAASHEGARHLDDLLTRRTRISIETFDRGIAAAKDVGPLMAGVLGWDDGDLARELEHYEARVAAEIESQRMPDDRTADAARMGARDVRVGAHG
- a CDS encoding TetR/AcrR family transcriptional regulator; protein product: MPAEGDPHRARPDESRRARILQAAAALFTEYGYEGTRMATLARCVGISAPALYWHFPSKDALFSEFMRVTLEDYVGRIVDAVTGSDPEGQLRQFVMAHVLFHLHDDGTPAGYERLYSNRQLFDALGVDQRARLIAPQRRVLELLRGILRTGEAAGTFEPGHHTVTAFAILTMCEHVFLWFRPDGELSPMQVAEEYADRVLAMVTAPTAGRGAGLRSLGGERHEMLSATPLERPAMDPSEVLTVLDRGDPLEVSFHDARTYHGYRSIAGIAHGFKAMQRAWPLLAGGCSPERYELRIDSAFAGAGARDAFEIVTRAFTGGRYRLVPEIAPADAPEAPEGSFFFRFRYRDTTVDTTLRAGFVSDEFLKRVRRGTQTLAEEETLTGMKQEMAAQIMALPPEEVYDADDPTG
- a CDS encoding peptide chain release factor 3, with product MTAAARPLPNVLADVATRRTFAIISHPDAGKTTLTEKFLLYSGAVHEAGAVKSRKQARTATSDWMELEKERGISISSTVLHFRYGGWNFNLLDTPGHADFSEDTYRTLCAADAAVMVLDIAKGLEPQTLKLFKVCRDRGLPIVTFVNKCDRPGLPPLQLLDEISAQIGLEPVPLTWPVADGADFAGIIDRRAGELVRFDRTAHGATMAAEHRVALDQAEPQGCPPDRWQAAFEELELLDLEERALDPDAFLAGRQTPVFFGSALANFGVRLLLEGFAELAPAPSAQPVVEPAQVDARPVDAPFAGQVFKVQANMDPRHRDRIAFLRVNSGRFERGMTATLARTDKPYQLKYAHQLFARDRETVETAVPGDIVGLVNATGLQVGDTLYSGPPVVFPPIPTFAPERFAVVRNRDSSRYKQFRTGLRQLDEEGVVHVLRRPDFGDQEPIFAGVGQLQFDVASYRMAHEFGCDITLSPAPWQLAREVDAAHADALRPQRQCLVVEDRHGRTLVLFASDHALRWAQEDHPDVDFRQLGLTRRDQPAWH
- the glpK gene encoding glycerol kinase GlpK; this encodes MGQTYVGAIDQGTTSTRFMVFDHGGREVATHQLEHEQIMPQPGWVEHDATEIWERARTVVETGLSHAHLSGADLAALGITNQRETTVVWNPRTGRPYYNAIVWQDTRTDRIAAALERDGRGDIIRRKTGLPPATYFSGGKIQWILDNITGVRTAAERGEAVFGTTDTWLLWHLTGGCDGGVHVTDVTNASRTMLMSLETLDWDDELLAFFGIPRRMLPEIRPSSDPDLHGITRPSGPFAAAVPIAGDLGDQHAATVGQVCFSAGEGKNTYGTGNFLLLNTGTKPVRSANGLLTTVGYRMGSAPAIYCLEGSMAVTGSAVQWLRDQVGMIGSAAETEALAGSVDDCGGMYFVPAFSGLFAPYWRADARGAMVGLSRYHTKAHIVRATLESICYQSRDVADAMEKDSGVHLGFLKVDGGATANNLLMQMQADILGVPVARPEIAETTSLGAAYAAGLAVGFWSDQEELRANWKEEARWEPTWSEDRRAAGYAGWSKAVERTLDWVEVD